gtaatttttaatattgtgGTTCATGATTATAACCaattgaaaacccaaaaaaaaaaagataaaaaaaaagattaatttacAGACAAAATATTGAATCTAGACGAGTTTCATCAAAAAATACAATCAGAATTACATAATTGAAGATTTAATTCTTTGATTCTAAGATCTAATGAACAAGTCATAGtccccaaccaaaaaaaaaaattaatttgcagCACACCAATCTCGAGGAGATAAAGAAATCTACGGTCCTAAGAAGTCCACTACATAAAGTAGTTTTAACTATTTTTCCATCAGCAATTATTGCATCACATAATGGCGCAAGCTGCGGGGTTCTCATCACTGAAAGCTGTGGTGTACCGCACCTCAGTGGAGCTCGCACGTGTCAGGTACGACATCTGCGGGTCCTGCACGTTTCGCACGTACCCAGCTGGGGCCTTCCTGTCGTAGACACCAGGCGCGTATGGGTGATCAACGACGTCGTATGGCACGTACGGCCAGATCTCGGCCTTCTTGCCCGTCCGATGCACCACGCGGGACACCACCTTGCCCGGTTCCACGTATCCAACGACCGTCACCTTGTGCGCCTTGCGGTCCACGTCCACCTGCTTCACACCCTTCATTCCCTCCAGCGCCCCCTTCACCTTCCGCTCGCATCCTTCGCAGTCCATCTTCACCTTGATCTCCACCGTCTgatcaaaatcaaaccaaacaaattaGTCCTGTCCATACGTGGCAGACACGTACCGGCTTTGTTTATTATAACCACACAAATATGCAGGAATTCACAGAGACAACAAAAGCTTAGATTCTAACATGTGGGCCCCACTCGTGAAGGACTTTACTGGGTACGGTATATTCCGGAAGCTACCGTAAGCTTCCGGATGTACAGAATAACACGACGTAGTTTAAGGCCCGTCGCCGCGATTTGGATCGGAAAATCAACGGCGAAGTCCATAATATTTGTATTACAAGATCGATAGACATCGTAGTTtagatttttctaaattttctagAATAATTGAACGAAGAGAAGTTGGAGGTCGGAGAAACTGCGTACCTGCAATTGCTTGCGTTTCTTGAGCTTGGATCTGCCGGAAGAGCAATCGAAGATGTTTGAGAGATGATCCAGAGCACCCATTATTGACGTTTGTGTATCAGAAATGGTGTCTTGGGAATGGAATTATATAAGGAGAAGCCAAAATATCTGAGCGTGGTAATGATAGTAGGATGGACTATACGACTCTGGGGTCCTCCACTTTTATAAGCAAAGCTCATAGAGGGGGCTGTGTATGGCCCACTCGAAATCTGGGACGTCGGCActagtatatataatatataataaaatgaaatctgGATCGTCGGTTACTTCGTTCTTGGTTCTTGGGTTTGGGTCGTGGACACGTGGCCCGGTTTAGGCCTGGGATAACATGGTGGGCTAGACAATCGATAAATTGACGGGGGGAGGGTTCCCATTCCATGAAGTGGGGACTATGCACCGACCGGGTGGACCCCCACAGTGTTTTGGCGGGAGATGAGAGATTGCAAATCACGCGCTTTAATGCTTTAACTTTTATGTGGATTTGATGGGATGGAGGTGAGGGGGCACCCGATCTTTTTATAAGATGGGTCCCGCAGGATGGGTAAGATTGCCGGTGTGGTGGGTCCAGTTTTTGAATATTAATATTACGGTAACGGGTGCATTAGATAAGGATAAGCGcgtgtgggtgtgggtgtgtgtggaTGGGAACCTGGAAGTCCTGCTTGAATAATGACAAATATGGTGGTGGTTACCAACTGCCAACAGTTGTTTATCGAgaattaccattttttttccctgactAATTCTCTTATCTCATTTACACGGTGTCATCATTGATTGGATCATATAAGAGTGCTAAgggtatttttattataaatactttaaaaattgaCCGTAATATTTAACGTGAATTTACTATGTCAGTTCCTAgacaaacaattaaattttatagatgCACTCTTTCTGTCGGTAATTCGTTGTGTTTGAAAATTACTATTCCCAAGAATATCAGAGGAAGTCATTTGGCGTGGGCAAGTAGTTATGTAACATGTCAAGAAATGGAGGTTGAGTGTTGAGCATCCTATCATGGTATAGGTTGTTAGGGAGTTATCATTTCCCAAAACTCAAATGGGCTTATTACAGAAGTTAGGGTCCAGCAGCCGGTTTGGCCGACCCAGCCGGTTTGGTTGGCTTGGAATTCAAATAATCCCTATCGAAAGGAAAGTGAGCCTAAAAGTCCAACTAAAATCCACTCCTAATCCAAAAAGAAGACCCGTTGGCTAGGTCAAATATATGGCTCAATCCACTTCCAATCAAAAGACGATAAATTGCAAGAAAGCCAAAAATCTGAGATACTCGGCCACGTTCCTCAAAGATACCTCCAATTCAGTCGTGGATATACATGTTTCGTGTTGGACCACAAATGGTGCAAACCCAAGCGTAGGTTTTCGCAAGTCATAAATTCTCGATAAGTACGAGGTtgatccacagggaatggtagatactaaataaaatttctattattgtgtaaaaaagtaaattgaatggatttttccactaaaaagtggagcaatggatagataataaactaaaataaaattaactaaactaaattaataaaaaaaattaaaaattaaaagaaaacactaagacTTCAAGGATCcatctaacaatttattacatattcttgagacaaatatttttaactcaactaggtagagaatcaactctcctaatcggaaaataaaacaattaagtgcAAGGTAAATATGAAATAGATTAAACATGGGttgttgagaatttgatttcataaacatgacacaataaattaagcattcaatatattttcgagtcatatcaaatcaaacaaaataagtatttgatataaacaaaaatcataatgaatcaaaataaacttgtttcattaaattactgtcaaataaaaatcatccccaaatttaatcattattctatgaaaaacaaataacatagtctcaagaatacataataaaaatattaggttTCATCCctagccttagctagagatttagccaCTCAGGTTTAAgaataacaaacaacaaaaccgATTGAGAGCCTCCATAACTGTCCCCTTCTCTGTTTCTCCTCTTCGCGCTCCTTTGCTCTTCTCTTTGGTCCCACCAAGTTGTTCAGCCGCTTGAAAGCCACAACAAttcttacaaaaagaaatacaattcatttgcatttatatcaatttaagttcaaatttaataattaaacaatattccacaattaagtattaaatgcaagaattatgataaaacataatatgataatgcttattttaattgataaaatatgcacttttaagctCTTATCACACCCCCCAACCGGcttattgctagtcccttagtaatgaaaaacaaaataacaagataaatatttctttcgtgggatgtacgattgcatttagcgtatgcaacaagctttTTAAACCACTAGGACTCcatagtggacgagtgaagtctcgtgacggtttgtcagaaatgatacTCACAAACATTTTAACGCACTATGTGGTTAACAAACAAAGACTTCCATACAAACACATGGTTTAGACATCATGAGTAAGTTTAACAAGGtaaacatcacaatcacatcatcaggtcataaaaaatcattcaactcatagttggaaaattgagacaacacatgttttaataagtgtaaagtgaaattaacatagactcatgaggtttcaatttatCTCAAAGTTTGTATATCCCAAAATTTGTAGGAATTCTATCCAataaaaacaaccaaggcttaaatcaattttatttttttatttttttttttttgtaggctgtgcaataCTTGACCCCCTTTAGCTTTATAATTAatctatgtaacgagtgttggacCAATGACTCCAAAACCAGATgattttagggcactagatgtagaaaacatccctaaggacttaattactcaagtcaaaaaggttacgaagtcaaactagccataaaatcaattaaattgaatttctcatctttttacccgaacactcaatgcttagtgaggtaAGATGttcggttactcaatgagactCAAactgataatatttttattcttctttttcatttttcattttattttttgaatttaagccaaTGTTTCATCAACAATTCATCTTACAAATCTTAAGATATACATTCCTCAATTTAAATCTTACAACTCACAGAACCAATGcaaatgtgcttgtgataaataattcaaacaagtgaagtctccctaatccaacagatgagtaaaaagattcagatttttaATGGCATGCagtattcaacatgttaaacaagcTAATGACATACAAACTACAATTGTGATGTAGTCATGCTCAATCAACTActtatcacaattttttttgtttttactaaacaaaattgagacaaaaaaaataaaataaaataaaacacacaagacaccaaaaaaaaaaaaaaaacacaaaacttttttttttaaaaaaaaaaaaatcattttttttaaatatatataataaacaaaataatacaaaaataacgACAAACATTAAGCATCAAGCTCCTCCCCCCAACCTAAAACTTACATTGTCCCAAATGTAACAAAAAAATGCACCGAAGTATAGATTAAGAAGAGTACCTTGAAGTgatgaaaacaaactaaacttATACCtgcaaaaattagaaaaacaaaacaaaaacaaagaaaacccaaactACGACgcaaacataaatttaaaaagcatgtttctctatttcatttttttcttatcagcAATGTTCCAACCTATCATGCTTTTAtaatcattcaaaacatcaaATGACTTACCTCCTTACACATCATCAAGTTTGGATGAACTTACAAGGGAAAAGTCAtcattgaattttaaatgcacATACTTGCGTGTTACCGGCAAGGATTTTGAGTTATCCTTTTGTACAGTATCATTTGATGGCAATGGGATGAGCTCATGAGGTGGCAGTTCAAACGGCTTCCAGGTGTTCACCTCCAATCCAAGTGTACAATCCtcacaaaaattcaaatcacaagaGTTAGTCAAGCAATATTCTAAAGGTTCATAAAGACAAGATATATCAAAGTGATCTTGCTCAAGCGTCTCAACCAACTTTAGTTCATGGATATCTACATCTTCCTCAACATCACCCAACATATCATCATCGTCCACTTGAggattttcaatttcattgtcctcatatTGAGTCATTGAGTCAGAAAAATTTTCATTCTCAATCTCATTCGTCAAATAGGACTCAATTCTATTGAGTGTGTTTTTCACTTCTTGGTTGATTTGGGCTTGCTCTTTCATGAAGGCTTGTAATGTTTCCTCCAAGGTATTGGTTTGCAATGCATCATCCTTGATTTTGGTTTGAAGGATTTGGTTGCTGActtgaagaatttttttgaatGTATCCTCCAATGTATTTCGATGTGGTGGCACAAAAGGATGATGATAATGAAATCCTTGCGGCTCTTTGAAAAATGAATGATTATTCCAGCTGAAATTTGGGTGATTTTGCCAATTGTGATTATACGTTTGTGAGTATGGATTGCAAAATGATATTGGGTACACACCTGAAAAATGATTGCTCCACCAATCTTGTATTTcgaaactaaaagaaaataaaaaataaataaataaataaataaagtaaagaagaagaaaaaaaaaaaaaaaaagagcagaaaTTAAATTTAGTGTCTTAAACACATatccccggcaacggcaccaaaaacttgttggaccacaaatggtgcaaacccaagtgtaggttttcgcaagtaataaattttCAGTAAGTACAAGATCGATCCACATGGAATggtagatactaagtaaaatttatattattgtgcaaaaaaagtaaattgaaaggatttttccactaaaaagtggagcaatggaTAGATGGtgaactaaaataaaattaactaaactaaattaataaaaagaaaaaaattaaaagaaaacactaagacTTCAAGGATTCATCtagcaatttattacatattcttaAGACATATTTTTAACTCAACTAGGTAGAGAATCAATTCTCCTAATcggaaaataaacaattaaGCGCAAGGTAAATATGAAATAGATTAAACATaggttgattgagaatttgatttcataaatatgacacaataaattaagcattcaatatattttcgaatcatatcaaatcaaacaaagtaaacatttgatataaacaaaaatcataatgaatcaaaataaacttgtttcattaaattactctcaaataaaaatcatccccaaatttaatcattattctatgaagaacaaataacatagtctcaagaatacataataaaaatactagacTTCACTCctagccttagctagagatttagccaTTCGGGTTTAAgaataacaaacaacaaaaccgATTGAAAGCCTCCATAACTGTCCCATTCtttgtttctcctcttctcctCTTCTCTTCGCGCTCCTTTGCTCTTCTCTTTGGTCCCACCAAGTGGTCCAGCCGCTTGAAAGCCACAACAAttcttacaaaaagaaatacaattcatttgcatttatatcaatttaatctcaattttaataattaaacaatattccacaattaagtattaaatgcaagaattatgataaaaacatagtatgataatgcttattttaatagagaaaatatgcacttttaagtTCTTATCATTTCGAATTATTAGAAGACTGGAGCTCTGGAATGTGCAGTAACCCACGTTTCAAATACTACGATCAAAGAAATGTTCTCCCTCATCTCAAGGGATCAACCATCTTACCTCTTCAATATAAGTACAGACCAACTTTCATGTATTCTCTAACTAAAAAATTGTTATTAAAGCGCTATCATTATTATACCAAAAgactgacttaagcattggagtAGGAGCGGCCGGCACCCCCAACAAGTACTCTTATTGCTTCTTTGATTTTGTAGAAGGAGATCATCACCCGTTTCTAAAGTTTGTGTCGCCAAACCGAAAATTGTTTTAACATAAGTGTACTTAGAGTTTGGAATCGAGTTGGTCATTGGGCTAGGCCGAAATGGATTTCTCTGTGGGTCACTGGTCTTAATGTTTGTTTGTAAGTAGGCGGGCCTCAAGGGCCTGTCTATATATTGGcatacaaaaaatttaaaagaaaatatatttgggaTACCTCAATTTTTACAATAGtctatatttaataaatattgataCATGTATGAGAAAGATGTGGGCTACGAGATGAATTCATTGAGGAACATGTATGAATTCTGCATCTGGGTCTGGGCCTCATTTAGGGCTTCTCTTTGTACCCCTAGTTCATCCTGTCCAAATCGAGAAGATGGGCTCAACTCCAGCCCACTCAACCCGAAGGATTTCTGACTTTTTTCAGTGATTAGCAGTAGATGAATATCAGTTTCTTGTTTATGCAGAGGAGTCTTTCCGGTGTGTTTAGCATCCATCCATGTTAGACTTTCTAGATGTACAATTACGAGTATAATTAGGATGACGGGgcaataaaaatcaatatttatttagATCAATGACAAGCTGTTATAATAATCATATAGCAGTTTACTAAATACAATTTCTCGTAGTCATGAGAAAATAGCAAGCGGGTCCATTCCATGTGGAACTTCTAATTTTATAACTATGGATATTCTCTAATGaatgaaaatattataattgttttatgAATATACTATGTAGGGACTGTCAGGAACAGATTTAGGGGGCCGGTGTAGGCCATGGTCCCTctcgagtaattctaaatgttatataaatatttattaagtgtccataaaaaaatgaggtagcttttaaaattatcgttgagcatgtgattgatcaaataatgattttgattaaattgtaATTCAAAAAATCACCTCGTTTTTTTATGGACATTTGGTGGACACTTatatgacatttaaaattacttgCCCTTCTCaatttctaaaaagaaaaaaaaaatagggaaaaaaaaaaaatttagtctaCT
The sequence above is drawn from the Alnus glutinosa chromosome 11, dhAlnGlut1.1, whole genome shotgun sequence genome and encodes:
- the LOC133882487 gene encoding heavy metal-associated isoprenylated plant protein 26-like: MGALDHLSNIFDCSSGRSKLKKRKQLQTVEIKVKMDCEGCERKVKGALEGMKGVKQVDVDRKAHKVTVVGYVEPGKVVSRVVHRTGKKAEIWPYVPYDVVDHPYAPGVYDRKAPAGYVRNVQDPQMSYLTRASSTEVRYTTAFSDENPAACAIM